The following is a genomic window from Chryseobacterium ginsenosidimutans.
CACTGGTCGATGTGAAGTTTGTCAAACCATTTTTTTGCTTCGTTTAAAGCATCATTTTTGCTCATTCCCTTCAGTTCTCCGAAATAGAGAAGCTGATCTCCTACCGTCATATTTTTGTACAGACCTCTTTCTTCAGGCATGTAGCCAATATCTTTGATGTGGTTGGGATTAAGCTTTTCTCCGTTAATGTGAATCTCTCCGGAATCAGCTTGAGTAATTTGATTGATGATACGGATGAAAGAGGTTTTTCCGGCTCCGTTCGGGCCTAAAAGACCATAAATACTTGCCTTAGGAACATGGATGCTAAAATCATCCAAAGCTACCTTTTTACCGGCGTTGTAGGTCTTTCTAATATGTTCAGCTTTTAGCATTAAATTGTTTTTACCTATTAGTATAATAAAGTTCCGAAAGTTACGGAATTATTGAAACAGAATTAATCTAAAAGAAAAAATCCTGATGATTATCAGGATTTACATTATTGTTTTACTATTTGGGTAACTTTCATTGTATTGTCGCTCAAAATATAGCGAATCAAATATTTTCCGGGTTTTAATTTTTCAAGATTAATCTCACCCGAATTCATATTTACCGAATAATTTGCAACCTGAGTACCCAAAATTGAATAAAAAGTTACACTTTTGATTCTTAAATTAGAATCTTTTGCCTTAATAATAAGGAAATCCTTCGCAGGATTCGGATAGGCAACAAATACACCATCATCAGACTTCTGAGAAAGTGATCCCGGCTCCTTAATTTGAGCTTTCATATTGTTGGAAAATCCAACAAAAGTGCCTAAAAAGATAAATAAAAGTAAAAGTTTTCTCATCAAATTATAATTTTCTACGGATATTAAAACAAAAGTAAACAATTCTATAATTTCCTGCAATAGTTTTTTGTAGAACTTATAGTAAATTTGTATTAAATTTCATTCAAAAAGTATTCCAAAAAATGATACATTCAAGAAATAGAAGACTGAGAGTAAATGAGTCTGTCAGAAGCCTCGTAAGAGAATGCACACTTACAACCAATGATTTTGTAATGCCGATTTTCGTCATGGAGGGCGAAAACAAGCAGGAGCCAATCGCGTCGATGCCGGGAATTTTCAGGAGGAGCATAGATCTTACGGTAAAAGAATGTAAAGAATTATTTTCTTTAGGAGTAAAAGCTGTTAATCTTTACATGAAGGTTTCAGAAGATGTGAAAGATAATACAGGAAAAGAAGCTTGGAACAAAAGCGGATTGATGCAAAATACCATCAAAGCCATAAAGAATGCTGTTCCCGAGATGGTTGTAATGCCTGATGTAGCTTTGGATCCGTATTCAATTTACGGACACGACGGAATTATTGAAAACGGTAAAATTGTAAATGACGCAACCAACGATGCATTGGCAAGAATGTCGGTTTCTCTTGCAGAAGCCGGAGCTGATATTGTGGCACCAAGCGATATGATGGACGGAAGAGTACAGGTAATTCGTGAAGCTTTGGAAGAAACAGGATTTACAGATGTTGGTATTTTAAGTTATGCTGCAAAATATGCAAGTTCTTTTTACGGACCGTTCAGAAGTGCATTAGACAGTGCTCCAAAAGATGATATGGAAATTCCGAAGGATAAAAAAACATATCAGATGGATTTTCATAATTCCAGAGAAGCTTTAAACGAAGTTTTCAAAGATATTGATGAGGGTGCAGACATTATTATGATCAAACCGGGACTTCCATATTTGGATATTGTTTCTAAAGTACGTGAAGCGATTGATCTTCCGATTGCAGTTTATAACGTGAGCGGAGAATATGCAATGGTAAAAGCAGCAGCACAAAACGGCTGGCTGGATAATGATAAAACAATTATTGAAAGCTTAACATGCTTCAAAAGAGCAGGTGCAGATATGATCTTTACTTATTTCGCGAAAGAAGCAGCAATTCTTTTAAATAAATAATATTTATCTATAATTAAAAATAACACCTCAATTTGAGGTGTTATTTGCTTTATTTTAATTAAAACATGCGTTGTAATGAGGAGATCCCGGAACAATAGGGTTTTCTCCACCCTTATCATATACACATATATTTGATGGACATAAGTACCATCCCGGTTGGCAGTTACCATTGGCATCTGGTTGGCGTATATTCCCTCCGTTAATTTTCTTTAGATCTTTTTTGGTTAATTTTTTCATGATAAAAAATATTTATTTGATTAGTGAAAATCTAAATTAATAAAAAATTATCACACTGTATTGATATATTTTAATAAATTAGGATTTAACTAATGTCAAAGTCTTTTCCTTTCGTAAATTTGGCAGCAAAAGGTGCCTGATTTCCAGAGTATTTTAGAACAAAATGTTTCTTTGTATCAGTATCAATTTTTGCATCAATTTCCACATTTTGAGTTTGAAAATTCACATCTAGCCCAACGCCTGATTCTTTTTCAAGATAAATTTCTACGCTTTCTGCATAAAATAGGGAGGTACTCAAATAATTAAACTTAATATTCTTTCGATATGTTTTAGATTGATCCTGGGTGAATTCAGAGTAACTTCTTAAAATCTCAACTCCTGGCGAATCGATATTTGTAATTCTTGATTTTGTAACGCCATTTACCCGTACTGAAAAATCTTTTGCATTTTTTATATCGCCAGTCACTCCGATGTTGAATAATGAAGGCAATGACAGGCCAAATTCGATCATGCTGTCTTTTGTGAATTCAAAGTCAGGAATTAAAGCCGGATTTTTTGGAGCATTAATTAACTGATTTTTTACTTTTTCTAAATTTTCATTAGAAAACAAAAATCCGATAAGATTATTTCCGGTTGTTCTCCAGTTTCTGCCGTTCCATTCGAAAATTTCACATAACAAGGTATCGGTTGATGAATGAGGAAGAAGATCCATATCCTGCCACTTGAAAACCTCCTTTGCGTAAGGTCGGCGGTTGATAATGCTAAGCCCGAGATCTAAGGCTAAAAGGTCGGTTAATTGCTGGTTGTTTTCCATATTACTTTAAGTGTTGATTAGGTTGTATAAAATTAATAAAAATCGCTTATTTGATTTTAAATTCCAACAATATTTGTGATAAATCTTCACATAGCCACGCATTCAGAATCTATTAAAATATCATAAAACTTTTATACACAATCTTTAATCTAAAAATTCAATTCAAAAAAACTTTATCTTTGCCACTATGATTTTACGAGGAGAAAACTTAATCAAAGAATACGGTCCTAAAAAAGTTGTAAAAGGCGTTTCTGTACAGGTTCAGCAGGGAGAGATTGTTGGTTTGCTTGGTCCGAACGGAGCAGGAAAAACTACTTCATTCTATATGATTGTTGGTTTGGTTAAGCCCACTTCAGGAAAGATTTTTTTAGATAAACAGGAAATCACGACCGATGCCATGTACCGAAGAGCGCAAAAAGGAATTGGTTATCTGGCTCAGGAAGCGTCAATTTTCAGAAAACTTTCTGTGGAAGAAAATATCATGGGAGTTTTACAGTTAACTAATCTTTCAAAACGTGAACAGCAGATGAAATGTGACGAATTGGTTGAAGAATTCTCGTTACAGCACGTTCGTAAAAACAGAGGAGATCTTCTTTCCGGAGGAGAAAGACGTAGAACTGAAATCGCGCGTTGTTTGGCTACAAGTCCCAACTTTATTCTGTTAGATGAGCCTTTTGCAGGAGTTGACCCCATTGCGGTTGAAGATATTCAAAAGATCGTAAGAAGTTTAGTTGATAAGAATATCGGAATTTTGATTACCGATCACAACGTTCAGCAAACATTAGCGATTACCAACAAAACGTACATTATGTTTGAAGGAAAAATTTTGAAAGAAGGGCTTCCCGAAGATTTGGCAAATGATCCGCAGGTAAGAGAGGCTTATCTTGGTGAAAATTTCGTCTATCAGAGCATTTTAGACAAGCCGAAGAAGAAAACTTACGCTTATAATATTTGGGCTGGAAATTTTGAGTCCAAATCTCAATTTCAAGCTTTTGTAAATGAAAATTTTGCGCAGTTTGATGATTTAAGATTAATGTACGGTTTCGAAGACATCAGTTTTGCATCACTGGGAAATTCTGAAATCCAACATGTTTTTGGTGAAGTTGTGGATAAAAATGCGAACAATTCTTTTGTGTTCCAGAAAAAAGAAATTAATTCCCAATATTCATTAGAACAGGCGGAAGCAGAATCAAAAGCGGCAAGTAAGCCTGACCTCCATTATCTGACAACCTATATTTACGAAGGATAAAATATAAATAAGCAATTTAATTTGCTGAAAAATATAATAAAACGTACCTTTTCTCTCGGAAACGGTACGTTTTTTAGTTACACATTCCTATGGCAAAACCTTTCAACAGAACCGTCACTTTATTCGGAATTTACAAACAGCTTGTTCCCTTTATTAAGCCGTATCGTTTGATGATTTACGGAACTTTATTCCTCACATTTTTAGGAGCGCTGGCAGCACAGGTGAATCCATTGGTTTTAAAATATACAGTAGATGAAGTTACAAAACTTACTCACCTTCCAGATCCGATGGCTCAGGGAATCCATGTATTGGTGCTTATTTCTGTTATTTTATTGGGAAAGGAATTATTAAATATTTTCATCAATTTCGGACAGAAATTTTATGGTGAGAAAATCAGAATTAATGTAAGTTCTGTTTTGGCGCAATCGGCAATTGACAAGATTTTAACATACAGAGTTGCTTATTTTAATGACGAAAACCACGAATCGGGAAAACTGCAGATCAGAATCGACCGCGGAATTGAAAGTTTAACAAGATTGGTTCAAAATTTCTTCATCGATATGTTGCCATTATTTTCAAATGCATTTATTGCATTGATTATTATGTATATGCAAAATGTTTATGTAGGAATTGTTTCTACGATTATTGTTCCTATTTATTTTTATATCAGTTCTTTACAGGCAAAAAAGTTGGGTGGAGTAAGAAGAACTCTAAGGAATCAGCGTGAACAGAAAACTTCCGGGCTTTTAAATTTGATAAATTCCATTATGGTGATTAAAAGTTTTGTCCGTGAAAAATTTGAAGGCAAAAAACAATACGATTTGCAGATGCAGTTGATGGAAAGTCAATTATTTACTAGAAGAACCAATTTTATTTATGATGGTTTAAAAACTTTTATCGAACAGTTTGGTGTTGTTTTAATTATCCTTTTGACGGTTTATTTAGTTCTTGATAAACAAATGACAATCGGTGCAATCATGCTTCACATCATGCTTTTTAATAATGTTTCGGCTCCGATTCGCCAGCTTCACAGAATTTATGATGATATGAATGATGCAATGATTTATGCCGAAGGTTATTTTGATATTTTAAATGCGGACAACGAAAAAGAACAAACCGGAAATTTCATAGAAAAAGAAATCAAAGGAAATTTTGAACTGAAAAATGTCAATTTCTCTTACCCGAACGGAACTCAGGCTTTACACGATGTCTCCATGAAAATTGAAAATGGTAAAACTACTGCTTTGGTTGGTTTAAGCGGTGCCGGAAAATCAACAATTATCAACCTTTTATGTAAATTCTATCTTCCCGATTCCGGCGAAATTGTATTGGATAATGTCAATTTAAATGAATTTGACAATACTTTTTTGAGGGATGATTTAGGGTTGGTTCTTCAGAAAAACCATATTTTCCAGGGAAGTATTGAAGACAATATTCGCTACGGAAATATGAATGCAAGTTTTGGCGAAATTGAAGAAGCTGCGAAAAAAGCTTATCTCCACGAACAAATTTTAGATTTACCTGAAAAATATAATCACGATGCCACCCAACTTTCGGGAGGCCAGCAACAGAGAATTGCAATCGCCAGATTGTTCCTGAAAAATCCGCCTATTATTTTTCTTGATGAACCGACGGCAAGCCTGGATGCGATTGCTACGGAACAGATTAAAAACTCTTTGGATGCGATAAAAGAAGGCCGTACGGTGATTATTATTTCGCATTCTCTGTCACAGATTTTAGATTCAGATACGATTTATGTTATGAAAAAAGGTAGGGTTGTAGAAAGCGGAACGCATGATGAGCTGGTACAAATTAACGGAACGTATCGTGATATTTTTGACGCTTCAGCGAGAAGTTTAAACCTTGATAAATTAATGAATACTTTTAAAGATAATTGATGATCAATTCATCACATATTTTAACATAATAATTACAATGTTATAATCGAAGTCGAAGCATCTTTTTAATTATCTCATAAATAATTAAATTTGCAAGACTGATGAACGACCAATACTTAAAAAAGCTCGACCGGGTAACCGCCATTCTTACTCAATTGCAATCCAAACCTTTGGTTCGGGCGCAGGATTTGGCGGCCAAATTTGATGTAAGTATCAGAACCATTTACCGTGATGTAAAAACATTGGAAAATGCCGGAATTCCTATTGTGGGTGAAGCGGGAAGTGGTTATTCTCTGATGGATGGCTACAAACTTCCGCCCGTTATGTTTACGAAAGAAGAAGTGTTGAGCTTTATCACTGCCGAAAAGCTGATGCAGAAATTTTTACATCAGAGTTTGGGAAATCATTATCAAACGGCAATGGAGAAAGTTCGTTCTGTATTGAAATATTCGGATAAAAATTTAATCCAGAACATCGAAAAGCAGATTGATGTTTACAATTATCATCCTAAAACTGAAGATAATATCCAAAATATCATTCCCATTATTCTTGAAAGTATTGCAGAAAAGAAGCAGTTGACATTGGAATATGCAACGGTAGATTCTAAAGTTTCTATGCGGACTGTGGAGGTCGTCGGTGTCTTTTTTGAGTTCAATTACTGGTATATCATGGCTTTTTGTACGCTGAGAAATGACTTCAGACAGTTTAGAGTGGATCGGATTTTACAGCTTTTTAAAACTCAGAATCCTTTCCTACAGGAATATGGCCAGATTAACGACTATCGACAAACTCCAAACGGAAATAAAACCAAAGTAAGATTATTGGTGGAAAAAAAAATTATCGGCCATTTGGTATATTCAAAAAAATATTACGGTTTAGTCGAAGAAATCGAA
Proteins encoded in this region:
- a CDS encoding T9SS type A sorting domain-containing protein; translated protein: MRKLLLLFIFLGTFVGFSNNMKAQIKEPGSLSQKSDDGVFVAYPNPAKDFLIIKAKDSNLRIKSVTFYSILGTQVANYSVNMNSGEINLEKLKPGKYLIRYILSDNTMKVTQIVKQ
- the hemB gene encoding porphobilinogen synthase, translated to MIHSRNRRLRVNESVRSLVRECTLTTNDFVMPIFVMEGENKQEPIASMPGIFRRSIDLTVKECKELFSLGVKAVNLYMKVSEDVKDNTGKEAWNKSGLMQNTIKAIKNAVPEMVVMPDVALDPYSIYGHDGIIENGKIVNDATNDALARMSVSLAEAGADIVAPSDMMDGRVQVIREALEETGFTDVGILSYAAKYASSFYGPFRSALDSAPKDDMEIPKDKKTYQMDFHNSREALNEVFKDIDEGADIIMIKPGLPYLDIVSKVREAIDLPIAVYNVSGEYAMVKAAAQNGWLDNDKTIIESLTCFKRAGADMIFTYFAKEAAILLNK
- a CDS encoding ABC transporter ATP-binding protein; this encodes MIYGTLFLTFLGALAAQVNPLVLKYTVDEVTKLTHLPDPMAQGIHVLVLISVILLGKELLNIFINFGQKFYGEKIRINVSSVLAQSAIDKILTYRVAYFNDENHESGKLQIRIDRGIESLTRLVQNFFIDMLPLFSNAFIALIIMYMQNVYVGIVSTIIVPIYFYISSLQAKKLGGVRRTLRNQREQKTSGLLNLINSIMVIKSFVREKFEGKKQYDLQMQLMESQLFTRRTNFIYDGLKTFIEQFGVVLIILLTVYLVLDKQMTIGAIMLHIMLFNNVSAPIRQLHRIYDDMNDAMIYAEGYFDILNADNEKEQTGNFIEKEIKGNFELKNVNFSYPNGTQALHDVSMKIENGKTTALVGLSGAGKSTIINLLCKFYLPDSGEIVLDNVNLNEFDNTFLRDDLGLVLQKNHIFQGSIEDNIRYGNMNASFGEIEEAAKKAYLHEQILDLPEKYNHDATQLSGGQQQRIAIARLFLKNPPIIFLDEPTASLDAIATEQIKNSLDAIKEGRTVIIISHSLSQILDSDTIYVMKKGRVVESGTHDELVQINGTYRDIFDASARSLNLDKLMNTFKDN
- a CDS encoding helix-turn-helix transcriptional regulator, which gives rise to MNDQYLKKLDRVTAILTQLQSKPLVRAQDLAAKFDVSIRTIYRDVKTLENAGIPIVGEAGSGYSLMDGYKLPPVMFTKEEVLSFITAEKLMQKFLHQSLGNHYQTAMEKVRSVLKYSDKNLIQNIEKQIDVYNYHPKTEDNIQNIIPIILESIAEKKQLTLEYATVDSKVSMRTVEVVGVFFEFNYWYIMAFCTLRNDFRQFRVDRILQLFKTQNPFLQEYGQINDYRQTPNGNKTKVRLLVEKKIIGHLVYSKKYYGLVEEIERENGFELIFETDWIKEGFPRWLITFADFAEILEPESLKISLKELITKISQTV